The following proteins are encoded in a genomic region of Mycobacterium kiyosense:
- a CDS encoding hypothetical protein (frameshifted, insertion at around 5476825) yields MPRYTGGTSPRALAMFTEAAAKLIGDHQLTVLADLLVHRLQAVGELEALLAADVVPHATLVWGKSLLDESSPNFLGIYAGSASAERVRTAIEQAPVLVTAGVVFTDMVSGFFSQRIDPARTIDIGQYESSVADEVFAPLEMGAALQALAAILTERGISSPAVEPPPAAPPSPMPGRDEALTQRVLWDRLCSALTPGNVVLADQGTSFYGMADHVLPQGVTFIGQPLWGSIGYTLPAAFGAAVAHPERRAVLLIGDGAAQLTVQELGTFAREGLSPVIVVVNNDGYTVERAIHGETAPYNDIVGWRWTDLPETLGVQNHLAFRAQTYGELDDALTAAAQNRDRMVLVEVVLPRLEIPPLLAQLVGPMAPPGQR; encoded by the coding sequence TTGCCGCGCTACACCGGCGGCACCAGCCCACGGGCGCTGGCCATGTTCACCGAGGCCGCCGCCAAGCTGATCGGCGACCATCAGTTGACCGTGCTCGCCGACCTGCTCGTGCACCGATTGCAGGCGGTCGGCGAGTTGGAGGCGTTACTGGCGGCCGATGTGGTGCCGCACGCAACGCTGGTGTGGGGCAAGAGCCTGCTCGACGAGAGTTCACCGAATTTCCTTGGTATCTATGCCGGTTCGGCCAGTGCCGAGCGAGTACGCACCGCGATCGAGCAGGCTCCGGTGCTGGTCACCGCCGGGGTGGTGTTCACCGACATGGTCAGCGGCTTCTTCAGCCAGCGCATTGACCCCGCCCGCACCATCGACATCGGCCAGTACGAGAGCAGCGTGGCCGACGAGGTGTTCGCGCCGCTGGAGATGGGCGCGGCGCTGCAGGCGTTGGCCGCGATACTCACCGAGCGCGGGATCAGTTCGCCGGCGGTGGAGCCCCCGCCCGCCGCGCCGCCGTCGCCCATGCCGGGCCGCGACGAGGCACTCACGCAGCGGGTGTTGTGGGACCGGCTGTGCTCGGCGCTGACGCCGGGCAACGTGGTGCTGGCCGATCAGGGCACCTCGTTCTACGGTATGGCGGACCACGTGCTGCCGCAGGGTGTCACCTTCATCGGGCAACCCCTTTGGGGCTCAATCGGTTACACGCTACCGGCGGCGTTCGGCGCAGCGGTGGCACATCCGGAGCGCAGGGCAGTGCTGTTGATCGGCGACGGGGCCGCCCAGCTGACGGTGCAGGAGTTGGGGACGTTCGCCCGCGAGGGGCTGTCCCCGGTCATCGTGGTCGTCAACAACGACGGCTACACCGTCGAACGTGCGATCCACGGAGAAACGGCCCCCTACAACGACATCGTCGGCTGGCGCTGGACTGATCTGCCCGAAACGCTGGGGGTGCAAAACCACCTCGCGTTCCGGGCGCAGACCTATGGCGAACTCGACGATGCGCTCACCGCGGCCGCGCAGAACCGGGACCGCATGGTGCTCGTCGAGGTGGTGTTGCCGCGGCTCGAAATCCCGCCGCTGCTGGCCCAACTCGTCGGACCGATGGCGCCGCCGGGACAACGCTGA
- a CDS encoding fatty acid--CoA ligase encodes MTDSARPTWRTIPEMVLSAADRFGDAEAVVDGPLRFTFSELIEQIRCAAGAFADLGVGKGDRVALWAPNSAEWIIASFGLLTAGGVLVPVNTRFKFEEAGDVIVRSGAKAVLVQQGFLGQQYTAPPGVPVIDLKSGFLQSGTPFEAASAGTDICDIIFTSGTTGRPKGAMMNHQQTLRMYEEWATLADLREGDRYLMINPYFHTFGLKAGLVTSFLRGATMLPVAAFDVDAVVDLIERERITMLPGPPTLYHSLLTVRDKSRLSTLRAGVTGAADIPVELVRRIHEELPFQTLMTGYGLTEAGNVTLSRPGDSFEDVATTAGLPCDGVEVRIADDGEVLVRGYGVMQGYLDDPAATAEAIDSDGWLHTGDLGSIDAAGRLRINGRKKDMFIVGGFNAYPAEIEGYLLEHPAIAQAAVIGAPDERLGQVGKAFVVCNSPVDAQDLIAWCRERMAGFKVPRSVEFLDALPLNATGKVVKDLLR; translated from the coding sequence GTGACCGACTCGGCCAGGCCGACCTGGCGGACCATCCCCGAGATGGTCTTGAGTGCAGCGGACCGGTTCGGCGACGCGGAAGCGGTCGTCGACGGTCCGCTGCGCTTCACCTTCAGCGAGCTCATCGAGCAAATACGCTGCGCGGCAGGTGCTTTCGCTGACCTGGGGGTTGGCAAGGGGGATCGGGTCGCGCTATGGGCTCCCAACTCCGCAGAGTGGATCATTGCGTCGTTCGGTCTGCTGACCGCCGGTGGTGTGCTCGTTCCGGTCAACACGCGGTTCAAGTTCGAGGAAGCCGGCGACGTCATCGTCCGCAGCGGAGCCAAGGCCGTCCTGGTCCAGCAGGGATTCCTCGGCCAGCAGTACACCGCGCCACCCGGCGTACCGGTCATCGACCTGAAATCAGGCTTCCTGCAAAGTGGTACGCCGTTCGAAGCGGCGTCGGCGGGCACCGACATCTGCGACATCATCTTCACCTCGGGAACCACGGGGCGTCCCAAGGGCGCGATGATGAATCACCAGCAGACGCTGCGGATGTACGAGGAATGGGCCACTCTCGCCGATCTGCGCGAGGGTGATCGCTACCTGATGATCAACCCGTACTTCCACACCTTCGGGTTGAAGGCGGGCCTCGTCACGTCGTTTCTGCGTGGCGCCACAATGCTTCCGGTCGCGGCGTTCGACGTCGACGCCGTGGTGGATCTCATTGAGCGCGAACGCATCACGATGCTCCCGGGCCCACCGACGCTGTACCACTCGCTGCTGACGGTGCGCGACAAGTCCCGGCTGTCGACGCTGCGGGCGGGCGTGACCGGCGCTGCCGACATTCCGGTCGAACTGGTCCGCCGCATCCACGAGGAACTGCCGTTCCAGACGTTGATGACCGGTTACGGACTGACCGAGGCCGGCAACGTGACGCTGTCCCGGCCCGGCGACTCCTTCGAGGATGTAGCCACCACAGCGGGCCTGCCCTGCGACGGTGTCGAGGTGCGCATCGCCGACGACGGGGAAGTGCTGGTCCGCGGCTACGGCGTCATGCAGGGTTACCTCGACGATCCGGCAGCGACCGCCGAGGCGATCGACAGCGACGGCTGGCTGCACACCGGCGACCTGGGCAGCATCGACGCCGCCGGACGGTTGCGCATCAACGGGCGCAAGAAGGACATGTTCATCGTCGGCGGCTTCAACGCCTATCCGGCCGAGATCGAGGGCTATCTGCTCGAGCACCCCGCCATCGCGCAGGCGGCGGTGATCGGCGCGCCCGACGAGCGACTGGGGCAGGTCGGCAAGGCATTCGTGGTGTGCAACAGCCCTGTCGACGCCCAGGATCTGATCGCCTGGTGCCGCGAGCGCATGGCGGGATTCAAGGTGCCGCGATCGGTGGAGTTTCTCGACGCGCTGCCACTGAATGCGACCGGCAAGGTCGTCAAGGATCTGCTGCGCTGA
- a CDS encoding amidohydrolase, translating into MGQLSHREDVPFPIFDADNHLYEPPEALTKYLPKEYRSYVQYVQVNGRTKIAIRGQISNYIPNPTFEVVARPGAWEEYFKYGNPDGKTKRELFGEPMRAIPAFFEPGPRLEVMNELGLDKTLMFPTLASLLEERLRDDPVAIHVLVHALNQWLDEVWGFNYQNRIFTTPVITLPIVEKAIEELEWAVKRGARCILIRPAPVPGFRGPRSFALPEFDPFWERVVEYDVLVGMHSSDSGYSRYTSEWDGADQEMLPFQTNAMGILNEWRPIQDSVGSWVIHGALYRHPKLKVAIVEAGSKWMTPLLDGLAEVFRKAPEAFPSDPVEMVKNRIYVSPFFEDGIDDLVNLVGVDQVLYGSDWPHPEGLAEPTFYVNALSHLSVDDQAKIMGGNLGRLVTV; encoded by the coding sequence ATGGGCCAGTTATCGCATCGGGAGGACGTTCCCTTCCCGATCTTTGACGCCGACAATCATCTCTACGAGCCGCCGGAGGCGCTGACCAAGTACCTGCCCAAGGAGTACCGGAGTTACGTCCAGTACGTGCAGGTCAACGGGCGCACCAAGATCGCCATCCGGGGCCAGATCAGTAACTACATTCCCAACCCGACCTTCGAGGTGGTCGCCCGGCCGGGGGCCTGGGAGGAGTACTTCAAGTACGGCAACCCGGACGGCAAGACCAAGCGCGAATTGTTCGGTGAGCCGATGCGCGCGATCCCGGCGTTCTTCGAACCTGGGCCGCGACTGGAGGTGATGAACGAGCTGGGGCTGGACAAAACCCTGATGTTCCCGACGTTGGCCAGCCTGCTCGAGGAGCGGTTGCGCGACGACCCGGTTGCCATCCATGTGCTGGTCCACGCACTGAACCAGTGGCTGGACGAGGTCTGGGGCTTCAATTACCAGAACCGGATCTTCACCACCCCGGTCATCACCCTGCCGATCGTCGAAAAGGCGATCGAGGAGCTGGAGTGGGCGGTCAAGCGCGGCGCGCGCTGCATCCTGATCCGCCCGGCGCCGGTCCCCGGCTTCCGCGGCCCCCGGTCGTTCGCGCTGCCCGAATTCGACCCGTTCTGGGAGCGCGTCGTCGAGTACGACGTGCTGGTCGGCATGCACTCGAGCGACAGTGGTTACTCTCGCTACACCTCCGAGTGGGACGGTGCCGACCAGGAGATGCTGCCGTTCCAGACCAATGCGATGGGGATCCTCAACGAGTGGCGGCCGATCCAGGACTCGGTCGGGTCGTGGGTCATCCACGGCGCGCTCTACCGCCACCCGAAGCTGAAGGTCGCGATCGTCGAGGCCGGTTCGAAGTGGATGACGCCGTTGCTCGACGGCCTGGCCGAGGTATTTCGCAAGGCACCGGAGGCTTTCCCGAGCGACCCGGTCGAGATGGTCAAGAACCGGATCTACGTCAGCCCGTTCTTCGAGGACGGCATCGACGACCTGGTCAACCTGGTCGGCGTGGATCAGGTGCTGTACGGCTCGGACTGGCCACATCCGGAAGGGTTGGCAGAGCCGACCTTCTACGTCAACGCGCTGTCGCATCTATCCGTTGACGACCAGGCGAAGATCATGGGCGGCAACCTCGGTCGTCTCGTCACGGTGTGA
- a CDS encoding enoyl-CoA hydratase, whose protein sequence is MVDLEFDELDPGLAVLTIDRPHARNAIALQTMDQLEDALGAAAGAQALVIRGAGDRAFVSGGDLKELSALRTEEDAAAMAKRMRTVCDRIADFPAPVIAALNGHAFGGGAEVAVAADIRVAADDVKIAFNQVQLEIMPAWGGAERLATLVGRSRALLLAGSGTAVDATEAQRLGLVDVVLPRASFDSSDHGWRSIARSLARRPAAEIKRVIGGSFR, encoded by the coding sequence ATGGTGGACCTGGAGTTCGACGAGCTGGACCCGGGCCTGGCGGTGCTCACCATCGACCGCCCGCATGCGCGCAATGCCATCGCGCTGCAAACCATGGACCAACTCGAGGACGCACTCGGCGCCGCGGCCGGCGCTCAAGCCCTGGTGATCAGGGGCGCCGGGGACCGCGCCTTCGTCTCCGGCGGCGACCTCAAGGAACTGAGCGCGCTGCGCACCGAGGAAGACGCCGCGGCGATGGCCAAGCGGATGCGGACCGTCTGCGATCGGATCGCCGACTTCCCCGCGCCGGTGATCGCCGCGCTGAACGGGCACGCCTTCGGCGGTGGCGCCGAGGTCGCCGTCGCCGCCGACATCCGGGTGGCCGCCGACGACGTCAAGATCGCCTTCAATCAGGTGCAGCTGGAGATCATGCCGGCCTGGGGCGGCGCCGAACGGTTGGCGACGCTGGTCGGGCGCAGCAGGGCGCTGTTGCTGGCCGGTTCCGGAACCGCGGTGGACGCCACCGAGGCGCAACGCCTCGGCCTGGTGGACGTGGTGCTGCCACGCGCCTCCTTCGACTCCTCCGACCACGGCTGGCGATCGATCGCCAGGTCGCTGGCCCGGCGTCCGGCGGCCGAGATAAAGCGGGTAATCGGGGGGAGTTTCCGCTGA
- a CDS encoding hypothetical protein (frameshifted, insertion at around 5485692) → MEELFLAVFRRRADEGLSAQAQLLQLPQPLWALWRFGTDPAFTRISMEFMALANHRKEMRAEIAYYAERFREEQAQVVAAALQRYGHDEVPPMVWTVLMTSLSRFLVLEQALGMSGGHAETKAFVEEHLRRLEGEPQPITDLPPTWLVHQVRSEQSAPRSPSLDTTTAPSTDTVQ, encoded by the coding sequence ATGGAAGAGCTTTTCCTGGCCGTGTTCCGCCGGCGCGCCGACGAGGGCCTGTCGGCGCAGGCGCAGCTGCTCCAGTTGCCGCAACCGCTGTGGGCGCTGTGGCGATTCGGCACCGACCCCGCGTTCACCCGCATCTCGATGGAGTTCATGGCGCTGGCGAACCATCGCAAGGAGATGCGCGCCGAAATCGCTTACTACGCAGAGCGTTTCCGTGAAGAGCAAGCCCAGGTGGTGGCGGCGGCCTTGCAGCGCTACGGACACGACGAGGTGCCCCCGATGGTGTGGACCGTCCTGATGACCAGCCTGTCCCGGTTTCTGGTGCTCGAGCAGGCGTTGGGCATGTCGGGTGGTCACGCCGAGACCAAGGCGTTCGTGGAAGAGCACCTGCGCCGACTCGAGGGCGAACCGCAACCGATCACCGACCTGCCGCCCACCTGGCTGGTTCACCAGGTCCGTAGCGAACAGAGCGCGCCCCGGTCACCGTCCTTGGATACGACGACCGCGCCGTCGACCGACACGGTGCAGTGA
- a CDS encoding cytochrome P450 — protein MHDMSDYDTIDFFTDPSLIPDPYEYFDYLRGQHPVLRLPHYGVVAVTGYEEATAVYKDTDSFSNCVALGGPFPPLPFQPEGDDINAQIDEHRESFPMFEHMVTMDPPDHSRARSILSRLLTPSRLKQNEEFMWRLADQQLDEFLVNGKCEFIGEYSKPFATLVIADLLGVPEEDHKEFRVVLGADRPGRVGALDHESVGVNPLEWLDDKFSAYIEDRRAHPRDDVLTALATAKYPDGSTPEVIDVVRSATFLFAAGQETTAKLLSAALQVIGDRPDIQQQLRDDRSLIPGFIEESLRMESPVKSDSRLARRSTQVGGVDIPAGTVVMVLPGAANRDPRRFENPHEFRLDRKNVREHMAFARGVHSCPGGPLARVEGRVSIERILDRMADIAVDEAEHGPAGARRWVYEPTYILRGLNQLHLTFTPQ, from the coding sequence ATGCACGACATGAGCGACTACGACACCATCGACTTCTTCACCGATCCGTCGCTGATCCCCGACCCCTACGAGTATTTCGACTACCTGCGCGGCCAGCACCCCGTGTTGCGGCTCCCCCACTACGGCGTCGTCGCCGTCACCGGGTATGAGGAGGCCACCGCGGTCTATAAGGACACCGATTCCTTCTCCAACTGCGTCGCGCTGGGCGGCCCCTTCCCGCCGCTGCCGTTCCAGCCCGAGGGCGACGACATCAACGCACAGATCGACGAGCATCGGGAGAGTTTCCCGATGTTCGAGCACATGGTCACCATGGACCCGCCCGACCACAGCCGGGCACGCTCGATCCTGAGCCGGCTGCTGACGCCCAGCCGACTCAAGCAGAACGAAGAGTTCATGTGGCGGCTGGCCGACCAGCAGCTCGACGAGTTCCTCGTCAACGGCAAGTGCGAGTTCATCGGCGAATACTCAAAGCCGTTCGCCACGTTGGTGATTGCCGACCTGCTCGGCGTCCCCGAGGAGGACCACAAGGAGTTCCGGGTGGTGCTGGGCGCCGACCGACCCGGCCGGGTCGGAGCCCTGGATCACGAATCGGTGGGCGTCAACCCATTGGAGTGGCTCGACGACAAGTTCTCCGCCTACATCGAGGACCGGCGCGCACATCCGCGCGACGACGTGTTGACCGCACTGGCCACCGCGAAGTACCCGGATGGGTCGACGCCTGAGGTGATCGACGTAGTCCGCTCGGCCACCTTCCTGTTCGCCGCCGGACAGGAGACCACGGCCAAGCTGCTCAGCGCCGCGCTGCAGGTGATCGGCGACCGGCCCGACATCCAGCAGCAGCTGCGCGACGACCGCAGCCTGATCCCGGGCTTCATCGAAGAGTCGCTGCGGATGGAGAGCCCGGTCAAGAGCGACTCGCGGCTGGCCCGCCGATCCACTCAGGTTGGCGGGGTGGACATTCCGGCCGGCACCGTCGTGATGGTGCTGCCCGGGGCGGCCAACCGTGACCCGCGCCGGTTCGAGAATCCACACGAATTCCGTCTCGACCGTAAGAACGTGCGCGAGCACATGGCTTTCGCGCGCGGCGTGCACTCCTGTCCCGGCGGACCGCTTGCCCGGGTGGAGGGCCGCGTCTCGATCGAACGGATCCTGGATCGGATGGCCGACATCGCCGTCGACGAGGCCGAGCACGGGCCGGCGGGCGCTCGCCGCTGGGTGTACGAGCCGACCTACATCCTGCGCGGGTTGAACCAGTTGCACCTCACGTTCACGCCGCAGTAG
- a CDS encoding prokaryotic cytochrome C oxidase subunit IV family protein: MKLNKRLLLVWVVLALLTLGYLLIDHSAGDSARANAVITSSVIVIALLKVRIIFREFMEVREAPAALRRLTDAWVVLIGVAMFSCYFVGLALH; the protein is encoded by the coding sequence ATGAAGTTGAACAAACGGCTTCTTCTCGTGTGGGTGGTACTGGCCTTGCTCACGCTGGGCTATCTGTTAATAGACCACTCCGCCGGTGACTCGGCGAGAGCCAACGCCGTCATCACCTCAAGTGTCATCGTGATCGCACTCCTGAAGGTGCGCATCATCTTTCGCGAGTTTATGGAGGTCCGGGAAGCCCCGGCGGCGCTGCGCCGGCTGACCGACGCCTGGGTGGTGCTGATCGGCGTGGCCATGTTCAGCTGCTACTTCGTGGGCCTGGCCCTGCACTGA
- the norE gene encoding NorE accessory protein for nitric oxide reductase, which translates to MGERVMTDHAEKKQRAPFVPGQPDMWAFVLFETLVFTGYFGFYLFYRTRSPELFLHSQAHLDLRIGVSNTLVLLLSSWSVARCVQSARAGAYRTALRDVYLTAAFATVFLVFKLFEWVRLVRTGNGFESNDFFTYYFFLTGIHFVHLMIGFVVLGVIVYRLRSPARQSRESQVLVETCATYWHTVDFLWVMIFALLYVVR; encoded by the coding sequence ATGGGCGAGCGCGTCATGACCGACCACGCCGAGAAGAAGCAGCGTGCACCATTCGTACCGGGCCAGCCGGACATGTGGGCCTTCGTGTTGTTCGAGACACTGGTCTTCACCGGCTATTTCGGCTTCTACCTGTTCTATCGCACCCGAAGTCCCGAGCTGTTCCTGCACTCCCAAGCGCACCTGGACTTGCGAATCGGCGTGTCCAACACTCTCGTCCTGCTGCTGAGTTCGTGGTCGGTGGCACGCTGCGTGCAATCCGCTCGGGCCGGCGCCTACCGGACCGCACTGCGGGACGTCTACCTCACCGCCGCTTTCGCGACAGTCTTTCTGGTGTTCAAGCTGTTCGAGTGGGTCCGGTTGGTGCGCACCGGAAACGGGTTCGAGAGCAACGACTTCTTCACCTACTACTTCTTTCTCACCGGTATCCACTTCGTCCATCTGATGATCGGCTTCGTGGTCCTCGGTGTGATCGTCTACCGCCTCCGGAGTCCGGCGCGGCAGTCCCGGGAATCTCAGGTGCTGGTCGAAACCTGCGCAACCTATTGGCACACAGTCGATTTCCTGTGGGTAATGATCTTCGCGCTGCTGTACGTGGTGAGATGA
- a CDS encoding TetR family transcriptional regulator, whose protein sequence is MVDTESRSQFRFITRSAAQTRILDAALQLIAEHGVGGTSLQMIADAVGVTKAAVYHQFKTKEQIVVALTERELGGLEQALEAAEEHQQGSRAREVLLDRVIDLAVERRGAASTLQFDPVVVRLLAEQEQFQQFISRLYGVLVGDSTEDARVTAAMLSGAIAVGVMHPLVADVDDAALRAQLLRITRRLFDAD, encoded by the coding sequence GTGGTCGATACGGAGTCGCGGAGCCAGTTCCGTTTCATCACGCGCAGCGCCGCGCAGACGCGGATCCTGGACGCCGCGTTGCAACTGATCGCCGAACACGGGGTCGGTGGAACCTCGCTGCAGATGATCGCCGACGCCGTCGGGGTGACGAAAGCCGCGGTCTACCACCAGTTCAAGACCAAAGAACAGATCGTCGTCGCACTCACCGAACGCGAACTCGGCGGTCTCGAGCAGGCTTTGGAAGCCGCCGAGGAACACCAGCAGGGGTCTCGGGCGCGCGAGGTGCTGCTGGATCGGGTCATCGACCTGGCGGTCGAACGTCGCGGCGCGGCCAGCACCCTGCAGTTCGATCCGGTCGTGGTGCGACTGCTCGCCGAGCAGGAACAGTTCCAGCAGTTCATCTCCCGGCTCTACGGGGTGCTGGTCGGCGACAGCACCGAGGACGCGCGGGTCACTGCGGCGATGCTCTCGGGCGCCATCGCGGTCGGGGTGATGCATCCTCTGGTCGCCGATGTCGACGACGCCGCGTTGCGTGCTCAACTGCTGCGAATCACCCGGCGGCTCTTCGATGCGGACTAG
- a CDS encoding virulence factor Mce: MLTRFIRIQLAIFTIVGIVGIFVMVVYYIQAPTLLGIGKMTVTLELPEAGGLYRFSNVTYRGVQIGKVTAVELTGHGAKAKMRLDTSPKIPASLDAEVRSISAVGEQYVDLRPRTDSPPYLHNGSVIAVKDTKVPQPIGPVLDQTSALINSIPKGKISQLLDESFKAFNGASYDFGSLFDSATQISGDLNGVSEQTRRLTEDTGPLLDSQAQTAGDIRTWARSLAGVTGQLATNDPQIRNVLDNGPGAFNEASKLLDQIKPTLPVLLANLTTIGQIGVTYHASLEQVLVLLPPFTAAIQSFLGTKSPTGLATGAFNLIISDPPACTVGFLPPSQWRSPSDTTTIDTPDGLYCKLPQDSPIGVRGARNYPCMGHPGKRAPTVEICDSDQPFQPLAMRQHAFGTYPLDPNLLSQGIPPDDRVNWNRERIFGPVDGTPMPPGAPPAPGQPAPLPPGLGPPVGSQLPPDLPPPAQLSPMGAVSPLAPLDGPAAAAPPAPAAAPAGAPAAAPSAFEHNGLPSGAPTGPSVAVAQYSPETGSYVTPDGHVFRQTDLVPTKTPKTWKDMFPI, encoded by the coding sequence ATGCTGACTCGCTTCATCCGAATCCAGCTGGCGATCTTCACCATCGTCGGGATCGTCGGGATTTTCGTGATGGTCGTCTACTACATCCAGGCACCGACGCTGCTCGGGATCGGCAAGATGACCGTCACCCTCGAACTGCCCGAGGCCGGCGGCCTCTACCGGTTCAGCAACGTGACCTACCGCGGGGTGCAGATCGGCAAGGTGACTGCGGTCGAGCTGACCGGGCACGGCGCGAAAGCCAAAATGCGCCTTGACACTTCGCCGAAGATCCCGGCGAGTCTGGATGCCGAGGTGCGCAGCATCTCGGCGGTGGGTGAGCAGTACGTGGACCTGCGGCCGCGCACCGACTCGCCGCCGTACCTGCACAACGGCTCGGTGATCGCGGTCAAAGACACCAAGGTCCCCCAGCCGATCGGGCCGGTACTCGACCAGACCAGCGCCCTGATCAACAGCATCCCCAAGGGCAAGATCAGTCAGTTGCTCGACGAGTCGTTCAAGGCGTTCAACGGTGCCAGTTACGATTTCGGGTCATTGTTCGACTCGGCGACGCAGATTTCCGGAGACCTCAACGGTGTTTCCGAGCAGACGCGCCGGCTGACCGAGGACACCGGGCCACTGCTGGACAGTCAGGCGCAGACCGCCGGCGACATCCGGACGTGGGCGCGCAGTCTGGCCGGAGTCACCGGGCAGCTGGCGACCAACGACCCGCAGATCCGCAACGTGCTGGACAACGGACCGGGAGCCTTCAACGAGGCGTCGAAGTTGCTCGACCAGATCAAGCCGACATTGCCGGTGCTGCTGGCCAACCTCACCACGATCGGGCAGATCGGTGTCACCTATCACGCGTCGCTCGAGCAGGTCCTGGTGCTGTTGCCGCCGTTCACCGCGGCGATCCAGTCGTTCCTGGGCACCAAGAGCCCGACCGGATTGGCAACGGGCGCTTTCAATCTCATCATCAGCGACCCGCCCGCCTGCACTGTCGGCTTCCTGCCGCCGAGTCAATGGCGGTCGCCGTCGGACACCACCACCATCGACACCCCGGACGGGTTGTACTGCAAACTGCCCCAGGATTCACCCATCGGGGTGCGCGGCGCCCGCAACTACCCGTGCATGGGGCACCCCGGCAAGCGGGCACCCACCGTCGAAATCTGTGACAGCGACCAGCCTTTCCAGCCGCTGGCGATGAGGCAGCATGCCTTCGGTACCTACCCGCTGGACCCGAACCTGTTGTCGCAGGGGATTCCGCCCGATGACCGGGTCAACTGGAACCGCGAACGGATCTTCGGGCCGGTGGACGGCACCCCGATGCCGCCGGGGGCACCGCCTGCGCCCGGCCAACCGGCGCCGCTACCGCCAGGGTTGGGGCCGCCGGTCGGATCGCAGTTGCCACCCGATCTGCCGCCGCCGGCGCAGCTGAGTCCGATGGGGGCGGTATCGCCCCTCGCACCACTCGATGGTCCGGCTGCGGCGGCACCGCCCGCACCGGCCGCCGCACCGGCTGGGGCTCCCGCCGCGGCGCCAAGTGCGTTTGAACACAACGGATTACCATCGGGTGCGCCGACGGGACCCTCCGTTGCGGTGGCTCAGTACAGTCCGGAGACCGGGAGTTACGTCACCCCGGACGGGCACGTCTTCCGCCAGACGGACCTGGTACCCACAAAGACGCCGAAGACGTGGAAGGACATGTTCCCCATCTGA
- a CDS encoding virulence factor Mce, whose product MTVRRGIRRLMGVAACVMLTTSGCAFSGLNSLPLPGAVGRGPGSTDYHVEIANVGTLEANSPVMINDVIVGSIRSMSVRGWHANVDISVQPGVVIPANAVASVGQTSLLGSMHLALNTPLGQEPKGKLQPGATIPLDRTSTYPSTEQTLSSLSVVLNAGGLGQIGDIINNFNAALSGHPKEIRDLLHRLDKFVGTFDAQRENLVASIQSLNRLSNTLAGQRDVITQALNKIPPALDVLIRERPRLTSALNKLGTFGDTATRLVNDAGSDLVNNLKNLEPTIKALADVGPDLDAAISYAPTFPFTQGFIDRYVRGDYVNGYFIIDLTNSGLRKSILRGTHWERLGAEGVPAPGDPEHLQFRYGAPPGTPGSFAPPPGLPAAVAPAEGTG is encoded by the coding sequence ATGACCGTGCGGCGTGGTATTCGACGACTGATGGGCGTGGCCGCCTGCGTGATGCTCACCACGTCCGGGTGTGCGTTCAGCGGCCTGAACTCGCTGCCGTTGCCCGGCGCGGTCGGGCGCGGCCCGGGTTCCACCGACTATCACGTCGAAATCGCCAATGTCGGTACGCTGGAAGCGAATTCGCCGGTGATGATCAACGACGTCATCGTCGGCAGCATCCGGAGCATGTCGGTGCGGGGTTGGCACGCCAACGTCGATATCTCGGTCCAGCCCGGTGTGGTGATCCCGGCCAATGCGGTGGCCAGCGTCGGGCAGACCAGCCTGCTGGGATCGATGCACCTGGCCCTGAACACCCCGCTGGGCCAGGAGCCGAAAGGCAAGCTGCAGCCGGGTGCCACGATCCCGCTGGACCGCACGTCGACGTATCCGTCGACTGAGCAGACGCTGTCTTCGCTGTCGGTGGTGCTCAACGCCGGCGGGTTGGGGCAGATCGGCGACATCATCAACAACTTCAACGCGGCACTGTCCGGACACCCGAAAGAGATCCGCGATCTGCTGCATCGGCTGGACAAATTCGTTGGCACGTTCGACGCCCAGCGCGAAAACCTCGTCGCCTCGATCCAGTCGCTGAACCGGTTGTCCAACACACTTGCCGGTCAGCGTGACGTGATCACGCAGGCGCTCAACAAGATTCCGCCGGCACTCGACGTACTGATCAGGGAGCGGCCCCGGCTCACCAGCGCGCTGAACAAGCTCGGTACGTTCGGCGACACGGCCACCCGGCTGGTCAACGACGCGGGTTCCGACTTGGTCAACAACCTGAAGAACCTCGAGCCGACCATCAAGGCCCTGGCCGACGTGGGCCCGGACCTCGACGCCGCCATCTCGTATGCACCGACGTTCCCGTTCACCCAGGGCTTCATCGACCGCTATGTGCGCGGCGACTACGTCAACGGGTACTTCATCATCGACCTGACGAATTCCGGTCTGCGCAAGAGCATCCTGCGCGGCACCCACTGGGAACGGCTGGGCGCGGAGGGTGTGCCGGCGCCCGGCGACCCGGAGCATCTGCAGTTCCGCTACGGGGCACCGCCGGGAACACCGGGGTCGTTCGCGCCGCCGCCAGGGCTGCCGGCCGCGGTCGCACCGGCGGAGGGGACTGGCTAG